A genomic region of Roseateles amylovorans contains the following coding sequences:
- the glmS gene encoding glutamine--fructose-6-phosphate transaminase (isomerizing), protein MCGIVGAVSQKDIVPILIEGLKRLEYRGYDSCGVAVHQDGQLRRARSTSRVAELQALAAQDGVAAGTGIAHTRWATHGVPAVHNAHPHFSHGPGVDAPQGPGRVALVHNGIIENHDELRAELKGRGYVFLSQTDTEVIAHLVDLFYQGDLLEAVQQAIGRLKGAYAIAVFHRDEPHRVVGAREGSPLVLGVGRDEYVGAHFLASDAMALAGVTDQIVYLEEGDVVDLQLGRFWISSRDAATGRFQTVEREVRTVHAHSGAAELGPYRHYMQKEIFEQPVAIANTLDAVTSVTPELFGDGAYRVFKDIDSVLILACGTSFYAGSTAKYWLESIAKIPTSVEIASEYRYRDSVPNPRTLVVTISQSGETADTLAALKHARSLGMLHTLTVCNVATSAMVRECALSFITRAGAEIGVASTKAFTTQLVGLFLLTLALAQTRGHLTDEQEAEHLKALRHLPVAVQAVLALEPQVIAWSEEFARKENALFLGRGLHYPIALEGALKLKEISYIHAEAYPAGELKHGPLALVTAQMPVVTVAPNDTLLEKLKSNMQEVRARGGELFVFADGDTKIESEAGLHVIRMPEHYGALSPILHTVPLQLLAYHTACARGTDVDKPRNLAKSVTVE, encoded by the coding sequence ATGTGTGGCATCGTCGGCGCCGTCAGCCAGAAGGACATCGTTCCCATCCTCATCGAGGGTCTGAAGCGCCTGGAATACCGCGGCTATGACTCCTGCGGTGTGGCGGTCCACCAAGACGGTCAACTGCGGCGGGCGCGCAGCACCTCCCGGGTGGCTGAACTGCAAGCGCTGGCCGCGCAGGACGGCGTAGCGGCGGGCACCGGCATCGCGCACACCCGTTGGGCCACCCACGGCGTGCCGGCGGTCCACAACGCCCACCCGCATTTCTCGCACGGTCCTGGCGTGGACGCACCGCAAGGTCCCGGCCGCGTTGCGCTGGTGCACAACGGCATCATCGAGAACCACGACGAACTGCGTGCCGAGCTCAAGGGCCGCGGCTATGTGTTCCTGAGCCAGACCGACACCGAAGTCATCGCGCACCTGGTCGATCTGTTCTATCAAGGCGATCTGCTGGAGGCGGTGCAACAAGCCATCGGTCGCCTGAAGGGGGCCTACGCGATTGCCGTGTTCCATCGCGACGAACCGCACCGCGTGGTCGGCGCCCGCGAGGGATCGCCGCTGGTGCTGGGCGTGGGGCGTGACGAATACGTCGGCGCGCACTTCCTGGCCTCCGACGCGATGGCGCTGGCCGGCGTCACCGATCAGATCGTCTACCTGGAAGAGGGCGATGTGGTCGACCTGCAACTGGGCCGCTTCTGGATCAGCAGCCGCGATGCGGCCACCGGCCGCTTCCAGACGGTGGAGCGTGAGGTGCGGACGGTGCATGCGCACAGCGGCGCCGCGGAGCTGGGCCCGTATCGCCACTACATGCAGAAGGAAATCTTCGAGCAGCCGGTGGCGATTGCGAACACGCTGGACGCGGTCACCAGCGTCACGCCGGAGCTGTTTGGCGATGGGGCATACCGCGTGTTCAAGGACATTGATTCGGTCCTGATCCTGGCCTGCGGCACCAGCTTCTATGCGGGGTCCACGGCCAAGTACTGGCTGGAGAGCATTGCGAAGATCCCGACCAGTGTCGAGATTGCCAGCGAATACCGTTATCGCGACAGCGTGCCGAATCCGCGCACCCTGGTCGTCACCATCAGCCAAAGCGGCGAGACGGCCGACACGCTGGCCGCACTCAAGCATGCGCGTTCATTGGGCATGCTGCACACCTTGACTGTCTGCAATGTGGCCACGAGTGCCATGGTGCGTGAATGCGCGCTGTCATTCATTACGCGCGCCGGTGCGGAAATTGGTGTGGCGTCGACCAAAGCGTTCACCACGCAATTGGTGGGACTGTTCCTGCTGACGCTGGCCCTGGCGCAGACGCGCGGCCATCTGACGGACGAGCAAGAGGCCGAGCACCTGAAGGCACTGCGCCACTTGCCCGTGGCGGTGCAAGCGGTGCTGGCGCTGGAGCCGCAGGTCATTGCATGGAGTGAGGAATTCGCGCGCAAGGAGAATGCGCTGTTCCTGGGGCGCGGATTGCACTATCCGATTGCGCTGGAAGGTGCGCTGAAGCTCAAGGAGATCAGCTACATCCATGCGGAGGCGTATCCGGCGGGTGAATTGAAGCACGGCCCGCTGGCGCTGGTCACGGCGCAAATGCCGGTGGTCACGGTGGCGCCCAATGACACGCTGCTGGAAAAGCTCAAGAGCAACATGCAGGAAGTGCGGGCGCGTGGCGGTGAGCTGTTTGTCTTCGCGGACGGGGATACGAAGATCGAGAGCGAGGCCGGGCTGCATGTGATTCGGATGCCGGAGCACTATGGCGCGCTGAGCCCGATTCTGCATACGGTGCCGCTGCAGTTGCTGGCGTATCACACCGCGTGTGCGCGGGGGACGGATGTGGATAAGCCGCGGAATTTGGCGAAGAGTGTGACGGTGGAGTGA